One Bacteroidota bacterium genomic window carries:
- a CDS encoding T9SS type A sorting domain-containing protein, whose product MRTGIATTLLLLLVVQAAFAQKQLVSTVDFDSELVYYRPRIAMSAEGAYAVSWEALRKMEDAEEWQIGVQRFGADSERLADKLYLSKSVVCSAQSIDDFNALPDEMEDGLRNVEMDFSSDGLLVLSMEQFRLFREADTRAHKQISSVRVSLMDQGGEEFQPASDEPCVWRSHNSIEDAHNTMPRFDLSMVDNTFFGTDGRQLNVMPTMYIDPDAWRYKVNQTSTTQAGKRQIRNWADVASNGWFNVSSWQRCSVQDEGLDPTTYSKLEEDCDIEIQFFTDLSDVNTDRALRKLVVNQDDTAGVLNYRPAVAMNASGHSVVVWVDFREGEAGDIYGQRFDDLGRPVGDNFKISAGNGAIDAEAGSRPEVAMLDNGKFLVVWTEHHDDGMRAWGRYFSHAGQPEATPFLLDPDPSLDSGFPDVTSNGKRFAYTWLVDHDKVTSIFANVPGVTNIIERTTSFEKRELLLKGYPNPFTSETTLEYSLKERGHVTLVIYDLLGREVKRLIDQPQGPGSYSIKLDAEELASGYYMTRLQQGDQTESHLLVRTE is encoded by the coding sequence ATGAGAACAGGTATAGCTACGACCCTTTTACTTTTGCTGGTTGTACAGGCTGCGTTTGCGCAAAAGCAACTCGTTTCGACAGTTGACTTTGATAGCGAGCTGGTCTACTACCGTCCGCGGATTGCCATGTCTGCCGAGGGGGCGTATGCAGTATCCTGGGAGGCGCTGCGCAAAATGGAAGATGCTGAGGAATGGCAAATCGGTGTGCAGCGTTTTGGCGCGGATAGCGAGCGGTTAGCTGATAAACTCTACTTGTCCAAGTCAGTGGTTTGCAGCGCACAAAGTATAGACGACTTCAATGCGCTGCCTGATGAAATGGAGGATGGGTTGCGCAATGTAGAAATGGATTTCTCTTCAGATGGATTGCTTGTGCTCTCGATGGAGCAATTTCGCCTGTTTAGGGAAGCAGATACCCGGGCGCACAAACAAATCTCCAGTGTCCGTGTGAGTTTGATGGACCAGGGTGGTGAAGAATTTCAGCCGGCTTCTGATGAACCTTGCGTCTGGCGGTCCCACAATTCGATTGAGGATGCCCATAATACAATGCCGCGGTTTGACCTGAGTATGGTCGACAACACTTTTTTTGGCACCGATGGCCGGCAACTCAATGTAATGCCAACGATGTATATTGACCCGGATGCCTGGCGGTACAAAGTCAACCAGACGAGCACAACGCAAGCTGGTAAACGACAAATCAGAAACTGGGCTGATGTTGCTAGCAATGGCTGGTTCAACGTTTCCAGTTGGCAGCGGTGCAGCGTGCAAGACGAGGGGCTGGATCCGACAACCTATAGCAAGCTGGAAGAAGACTGCGATATTGAAATTCAGTTTTTTACTGACCTCTCAGATGTCAACACAGACCGTGCATTGCGCAAATTGGTGGTCAACCAGGATGACACCGCCGGCGTGCTAAACTATCGCCCTGCCGTTGCTATGAATGCCAGCGGCCACAGTGTTGTTGTTTGGGTTGATTTCAGGGAAGGTGAGGCTGGTGATATTTATGGGCAACGTTTTGACGACCTGGGCCGACCCGTTGGTGATAATTTCAAGATTAGTGCCGGCAATGGTGCCATTGATGCCGAAGCAGGTAGCCGCCCGGAGGTTGCTATGCTGGATAATGGGAAATTCTTGGTAGTCTGGACCGAGCACCACGATGATGGCATGCGGGCATGGGGGCGTTATTTTTCGCATGCCGGCCAGCCCGAAGCGACACCATTTTTACTTGACCCTGATCCGTCTTTAGATTCAGGCTTCCCTGATGTAACTTCCAACGGAAAACGTTTTGCTTACACCTGGCTTGTCGATCATGACAAGGTGACGTCGATCTTTGCCAATGTGCCAGGAGTGACCAATATTATCGAACGGACAACCTCGTTTGAAAAACGCGAGCTCCTGCTGAAAGGATACCCCAACCCATTTACCTCTGAAACTACACTGGAGTATTCGCTCAAAGAGCGTGGACATGTAACGCTGGTTATCTATGATTTACTCGGACGGGAAGTAAAACGATTAATAGATCAGCCCCAGGGACCGGGATCATACAGCATCAAACTCGATGCTGAAGAACTTGCTTCAGGGTATTACATGACCCGATTGCAGCAAGGAGATCAAACCGAATCACATCTGCTTGTGAGAACGGAATAA
- a CDS encoding peptidoglycan DD-metalloendopeptidase family protein codes for MSLFVQLFLQLGLPAILLIDLFKREYSQRREWLLDVVLVGVLLLFVFQTARWDWFSYYLRLLLLPVYGLVAYVAYRCIDRKKEQPVEPVNPVKEYINFGVKGFLVLVAVVFNLAMLRGSIAPDGAIELSYPLREGIYYVGGGGSNRWINGHNAYPPQDYAVDIVRLNAFGNRARSLNPEELNAYTIFGDRVYAPCTGQVVIAEDGHVDNIPPARDTTNLAGNHVVIACEGAEVLLAHMKEGSVKVEPGQDVTVGFVIGQIGNSGHSSQPHLHLHAERGGEAGVILDGEGVPVRFNKRFLVRNSLFSGRAPSN; via the coding sequence ATGTCTTTATTTGTGCAACTTTTTCTGCAACTCGGGCTGCCGGCAATTCTTCTGATTGACCTGTTTAAAAGGGAATATAGCCAGCGTCGGGAGTGGCTGTTGGATGTCGTTCTTGTTGGTGTTTTACTGCTCTTTGTCTTTCAAACGGCCCGCTGGGACTGGTTCAGCTACTACCTCCGTTTGTTACTGCTGCCTGTTTACGGCCTTGTGGCCTATGTTGCCTACCGTTGCATCGATCGCAAAAAGGAGCAACCGGTTGAGCCGGTGAATCCTGTTAAAGAGTACATCAATTTTGGGGTCAAGGGATTCCTGGTTCTCGTTGCTGTGGTTTTTAATCTGGCCATGTTGCGTGGCTCTATTGCGCCGGATGGGGCCATCGAGCTGTCGTATCCTTTGCGGGAAGGTATTTACTATGTTGGCGGTGGTGGCAGCAATCGCTGGATCAACGGCCATAATGCCTATCCACCACAGGACTATGCAGTAGATATTGTGCGCCTCAATGCTTTTGGGAATCGGGCCAGGAGTCTGAATCCGGAAGAACTCAATGCGTATACGATTTTTGGCGACAGAGTTTATGCCCCCTGTACCGGTCAGGTTGTGATAGCTGAAGACGGGCATGTAGATAACATACCGCCGGCGAGAGATACAACAAACCTGGCCGGAAACCATGTGGTTATTGCATGTGAAGGTGCGGAAGTTTTGCTGGCACATATGAAAGAAGGGAGTGTAAAGGTAGAGCCTGGGCAGGATGTGACCGTGGGATTTGTAATTGGACAGATTGGCAATTCTGGGCATTCATCACAGCCGCATTTGCATTTGCATGCGGAGCGTGGTGGTGAAGCGGGTGTGATTCTGGATGGTGAAGGTGTGCCCGTTCGATTTAATAAGCGTTTTCTTGTGCGCAATAGCCTGTTTTCAGGACGCGCCCCGTCAAATTGA
- a CDS encoding BatA domain-containing protein translates to MTFLNPLLLLGLAAAAIPLIIHLFNFRRPQKIDFSSLEFLKELQKSTMQRVRIKQLLLLMLRMLAIACLALAFARPTLQSGLGSLGKRANSSMAIVIDNSRSMQLRDAQGAYLDQAKDLARALVEQTDSGDEIFIYTTNESGVNAASYNLKNLAQDAIDDIEISPASDHLSAAWMRAATEVLDASNINKEVYLISDLQERTFADSTARMGMDGVRTYLLPVGERTQNNVAITRVEVVSRIIEVGQPVRLEATLVNYGAEPIEGYVASVFLDGERVAQASEDLQPRIPKQLSFTVTPQQRGWLAGLVQIEDDAFGSDNIRHFTLHVPEERQLLIVQGEGQQTDFLELALSPELTRGRVAFQVETIQEGRLPMQRLGTYDAVILVGPRSLSSGEISSLKTYVEGGGGVLFFPGEGAIAQDYNGFLSALGGGKFSGFSGSKTSNQPIASFDRVDLEHPLFEGVFDQQQGFRQQISVEDPLIYYVMNYSPARGAENTLIALSNGFPFLQEVRSGNGGIFLLGVAPDLQWSDLPQRGLFIPLIYRCMYYLSSNDGGVTDQFVIGAPGEIRLSGLAETASASLVAPDGEEIVPEQRKLLGATLLELDETAQTPGIYDVRSGDSQVRTVALNLDVRESDLSRLASDVAVDQLAGEAGAEVRLLDTAAAGDVSRAMELLQEERTGVELWNVFLLLALIFLVAEMLVAKQWRPEAVPA, encoded by the coding sequence ATGACTTTTCTAAACCCATTACTGCTACTCGGTCTGGCTGCAGCTGCTATCCCGCTGATTATACATCTGTTTAATTTTCGCCGGCCCCAGAAAATTGATTTCAGTTCGCTGGAATTTCTGAAAGAGTTGCAGAAAAGCACCATGCAGCGGGTGCGCATCAAACAACTGCTGCTGCTTATGCTTCGGATGCTGGCCATTGCTTGCCTGGCGCTGGCTTTTGCGCGGCCAACATTGCAAAGTGGACTCGGTAGTCTCGGGAAGCGGGCAAATTCCTCAATGGCGATTGTCATTGATAATTCCAGATCCATGCAACTGCGCGATGCACAAGGTGCTTACCTGGACCAGGCAAAAGACCTGGCGCGGGCACTTGTTGAGCAGACCGACTCGGGCGATGAGATTTTTATCTATACCACCAACGAGTCTGGTGTAAATGCTGCCTCCTATAATCTGAAGAATCTCGCCCAGGATGCGATTGATGATATTGAAATAAGTCCGGCCAGTGATCACCTCTCGGCCGCCTGGATGCGGGCTGCAACAGAAGTATTGGACGCGTCCAATATCAACAAAGAAGTTTATCTGATTTCGGATCTGCAAGAACGGACCTTCGCTGATTCTACGGCACGCATGGGTATGGACGGGGTGCGAACCTATCTCTTACCCGTGGGAGAGCGCACGCAGAATAATGTTGCAATCACCCGGGTCGAAGTTGTGAGTCGGATCATTGAAGTTGGGCAACCTGTCCGCCTGGAGGCCACGCTGGTTAATTATGGCGCTGAGCCTATTGAAGGATACGTGGCGAGTGTATTTCTTGATGGTGAGCGGGTGGCGCAGGCCTCGGAGGACTTGCAGCCAAGAATCCCGAAGCAGCTTTCTTTTACTGTTACCCCCCAGCAGCGTGGCTGGCTTGCCGGCCTGGTACAAATTGAAGACGATGCGTTTGGCAGCGACAACATACGTCACTTCACCCTGCATGTGCCTGAGGAGCGTCAGTTACTGATTGTCCAGGGGGAAGGACAGCAAACAGATTTTCTCGAACTGGCGCTATCGCCGGAATTGACCCGCGGCCGTGTTGCTTTTCAGGTTGAAACGATTCAGGAGGGGCGGCTGCCCATGCAGCGACTTGGGACGTATGATGCCGTAATTTTGGTTGGCCCCAGAAGTTTATCTAGCGGTGAGATTTCTTCATTGAAGACGTACGTAGAAGGAGGCGGCGGTGTATTGTTCTTCCCGGGAGAAGGTGCCATTGCGCAGGATTACAACGGATTTTTATCTGCACTGGGGGGCGGAAAGTTTAGCGGCTTCAGCGGATCAAAGACATCGAATCAGCCGATTGCCTCTTTTGATCGCGTAGATCTCGAACACCCCTTGTTTGAGGGGGTGTTTGATCAGCAGCAGGGCTTCAGGCAGCAAATTTCGGTTGAGGATCCCCTGATCTATTATGTGATGAATTACTCGCCGGCGCGTGGTGCGGAGAATACGCTGATTGCCTTGTCCAATGGTTTTCCATTTTTGCAGGAAGTAAGGTCTGGCAATGGCGGTATTTTTCTCTTGGGTGTAGCACCCGACTTGCAATGGAGTGATCTACCCCAGCGTGGTTTGTTTATTCCTTTGATTTATCGTTGTATGTACTACCTGTCCTCGAATGACGGGGGAGTAACTGATCAGTTTGTTATCGGAGCACCGGGTGAAATACGGTTGTCGGGCCTGGCAGAGACCGCATCGGCAAGTCTCGTCGCGCCTGATGGAGAAGAGATAGTGCCGGAACAGCGCAAACTGTTAGGCGCAACACTCCTCGAACTGGATGAGACCGCACAAACACCGGGTATTTATGATGTCCGTTCTGGAGATAGTCAGGTACGGACGGTGGCGTTGAACCTGGATGTGCGGGAGTCCGACTTGTCTCGACTTGCGTCTGATGTGGCTGTAGACCAGCTTGCCGGTGAAGCAGGTGCGGAGGTCCGTTTGCTCGACACGGCTGCCGCCGGCGACGTTTCTCGCGCTATGGAGTTGTTGCAAGAAGAGCGTACCGGGGTTGAGTTATGGAACGTCTTTTTGCTGCTCGCGTTGATTTTCTTAGTCGCTGAAATGTTGGTGGCGAAGCAATGGCGTCCTGAAGCTGTGCCTGCATAA